The following coding sequences are from one Primulina eburnea isolate SZY01 chromosome 15, ASM2296580v1, whole genome shotgun sequence window:
- the LOC140814183 gene encoding uncharacterized protein isoform X4 has protein sequence MSGFGISEFEDSLWDEFFQFDQMVPNDGLECSNDHFPWHDNLRYTLCEVNCNSSHSENAHLGRKQGGCSSLHDKCSSMSDTDSWSCKRSAMFPFSSESDLMDESSSVAFDDTRSSCCAFKIDSADSQGGNFPENVTYLGDRRTPVDNQSETTHQESSFDSFENIDSADFFSGVCPDIQSFEDVEMLFRSPDSTFGVGVDEDELSWLSPDNDEGGFRFEFSCPKSSMDANMSVDRDSLKSYLAVDPVMSSAPIKFEDSSCTLGKSNSNIPFVIVPAMADSKDGFISRDERVGINDILRPSISTNSHSKTNSGGAIDEPKKHYKPLNQLKGIRKKHNSGKGGCRNPSNLPIKFIQVHSAVTSYEDPSAHLQPQQKQALGLLNRISSAPLEKSNLPDQTSANQSPSAVKSGIEKIEKQHNNQGNQSSVNKSLKDANIMGQTYESGSPSVEKQVHLCGDKIKDTIDTDGVSVVNPSKLGSSIVQESSTRSSDEISPEAAGFCQLQLVMEWLDFRTRLSIRDGLYRLAQGAEQRHDHVNLCYSSGVGKTSSGLLIDEETNKCTSFPNMEAGSNPIDRSIAHLLFHRPSDSCAIPAHD, from the exons ATGTCAGGCTTTGGCATATCTGAG TTCGAAGACTCGCTTTGGGATGAATTTTTTCAGTTTGATCAAATGGTGCCCAATGACGGGTTGGAATGTTCCAATGATCATTTCCCATGGCATGACAACCTGAGATATACTCTGTGTGAGGTAAATTGTAATTCAAGTCATTCCGAGAATGCCCATCTGGGAAGAAAACAGGGTGGATGTTCAAGTCTGCATGATAAATGCAGTTCTATGTCAGACACAGATTCATGGTCCTGTAAACGAAGTGCCATGTTTCCTTTTTCATCTGAAAGTGACTTGATGGACGAATCATCAAGTGTAGCTTTTGATGATACCAGGTCATCATGCTGTGCTTTTAAAATCGATAGTGCAGATTCTCAGGGTGGCAACTTTCCTGAGAATGTGACCTATCTCGGTGACAGGAGAACCCCTGTGGATAACCAATCTGAAACAACTCACCAAGAAAGCAGTTTCGATTCCTTTGAGAACATAGATTCTGCTGATTTCTTCTCTGGTGTTTGTCCCGATATACAAAGCTTTGAAGATGTTGAGATGCTATTTAG AAGTCCCGATTCAACATTTGGTGTTGGCGTCGATGAAGATGAGTTGAGTTGGTTATCACCAGATAATGATGAAGGAGGATTTAGATTCGAGTTTTCATGTCCCAAGTCAAGTATGGATGCAAATATGTCAGTAGACAGAGACTCCTTGAAGAGCTATTTGGCCGTAGATCCTGTCATGTCAAGTGCACCCATTAAGTTCGAAGACAGTTCTTGTACCTTGGGAAAATCCAATTCCAATATTCCTTTTGTCATTGTACCTGCTATGGCTGATAGCAAGGATGGATTTATCTCTAGAGATGAG AGGGTAGGAATCAACGATATACTCCGTCCAAGTATTTCGACTAACAGTCATTCCAAAACCAACAGTGGTGGAGCG ATTGATGAACCTAAAAAGCATTACAAGCCACTGAACCAGCTGAAGGGCATTAGAAAAAAACATAATTCTGGTAAAGGTGGTTGCAGAAATCCGAGTAACCTTCCAATTAAATTCATTCAAGTCCATTCTGCGGTCACTTCTTATGAGGATCCATCCGCACACTTGCAACCGCAACAGAAGCAAGCTCTGGGTTTACTGAATCGAATCTCTAGTGCGCCATTAGAGAAAAGTAATTTACCAGATCAGACTTCAGCAAATCAATCACCCTCTGCTGTCAAAT CAGGGATTGAAAAGATAGAAAAACAACATAACAATCAAGGTAACCAATCTTCTGTGAACAAGAGTCTTAAAGATGCAAATATAATGGGGCAGACCTATGAAAGTGGTTCTCCATCAGTAGAGAAGCAAGTCCATCTTTGTGGAGACAAAATTAAAGATACTATTGATACTGATGGAGTCAGCGTGGTGAATCCGTCAAAATTAGGCTCTTCAATTGTACAAGAAAGCTCAACGCGGAGTTCGGATGAAATTTCCCCAGAAGCAGCTGGTTTTTGCCAGCTTCAGCTCGTCATGGAATGG TTGGATTTCAGAACGAGGCTGAGCATAAGGGATGGTTTGTACCGTTTGGCTCAGGGTGCTGAACAGAGGCATGACCATGTAAATCTATGTTATAGTTCCGGTGTTGGAAAAACTTCCAGTGGATTACTCATCGATGAAGAAACAAATAA GTGTACCAGTTTCCCAAATATGGAAGCAGGTTCAAATCCTATTGATCGTTCAATAGCACACTTGTTGTTTCACCGTCCATCAGATTCGTGCGCAATACCTGCTCATGACTAG
- the LOC140814183 gene encoding uncharacterized protein isoform X1 — protein MSGFGISEFEDSLWDEFFQFDQMVPNDGLECSNDHFPWHDNLRYTLCEVNCNSSHSENAHLGRKQGGCSSLHDKCSSMSDTDSWSCKRSAMFPFSSESDLMDESSSVAFDDTRSSCCAFKIDSADSQGGNFPENVTYLGDRRTPVDNQSETTHQESSFDSFENIDSADFFSGVCPDIQSFEDVEMLFRSPDSTFGVGVDEDELSWLSPDNDEGGFRFEFSCPKSSMDANMSVDRDSLKSYLAVDPVMSSAPIKFEDSSCTLGKSNSNIPFVIVPAMADSKDGFISRDERVGINDILRPSISTNSHSKTNSGGAIDEPKKHYKPLNQLKGIRKKHNSGKGGCRNPSNLPIKFIQVHSAVTSYEDPSAHLQPQQKQALGLLNRISSAPLEKSNLPDQTSANQSPSAVKCKAGIEKIEKQHNNQGNQSSVNKSLKDANIMGQTYESGSPSVEKQVHLCGDKIKDTIDTDGVSVVNPSKLGSSIVQESSTRSSDEISPEAAGFCQLQLVMEWLDFRTRLSIRDGLYRLAQGAEQRHDHVNLCYSSGVGKTSSGLLIDEETNKCTSFPNMEAGSNPIDRSIAHLLFHRPSDSCAIPAHD, from the exons ATGTCAGGCTTTGGCATATCTGAG TTCGAAGACTCGCTTTGGGATGAATTTTTTCAGTTTGATCAAATGGTGCCCAATGACGGGTTGGAATGTTCCAATGATCATTTCCCATGGCATGACAACCTGAGATATACTCTGTGTGAGGTAAATTGTAATTCAAGTCATTCCGAGAATGCCCATCTGGGAAGAAAACAGGGTGGATGTTCAAGTCTGCATGATAAATGCAGTTCTATGTCAGACACAGATTCATGGTCCTGTAAACGAAGTGCCATGTTTCCTTTTTCATCTGAAAGTGACTTGATGGACGAATCATCAAGTGTAGCTTTTGATGATACCAGGTCATCATGCTGTGCTTTTAAAATCGATAGTGCAGATTCTCAGGGTGGCAACTTTCCTGAGAATGTGACCTATCTCGGTGACAGGAGAACCCCTGTGGATAACCAATCTGAAACAACTCACCAAGAAAGCAGTTTCGATTCCTTTGAGAACATAGATTCTGCTGATTTCTTCTCTGGTGTTTGTCCCGATATACAAAGCTTTGAAGATGTTGAGATGCTATTTAG AAGTCCCGATTCAACATTTGGTGTTGGCGTCGATGAAGATGAGTTGAGTTGGTTATCACCAGATAATGATGAAGGAGGATTTAGATTCGAGTTTTCATGTCCCAAGTCAAGTATGGATGCAAATATGTCAGTAGACAGAGACTCCTTGAAGAGCTATTTGGCCGTAGATCCTGTCATGTCAAGTGCACCCATTAAGTTCGAAGACAGTTCTTGTACCTTGGGAAAATCCAATTCCAATATTCCTTTTGTCATTGTACCTGCTATGGCTGATAGCAAGGATGGATTTATCTCTAGAGATGAG AGGGTAGGAATCAACGATATACTCCGTCCAAGTATTTCGACTAACAGTCATTCCAAAACCAACAGTGGTGGAGCG ATTGATGAACCTAAAAAGCATTACAAGCCACTGAACCAGCTGAAGGGCATTAGAAAAAAACATAATTCTGGTAAAGGTGGTTGCAGAAATCCGAGTAACCTTCCAATTAAATTCATTCAAGTCCATTCTGCGGTCACTTCTTATGAGGATCCATCCGCACACTTGCAACCGCAACAGAAGCAAGCTCTGGGTTTACTGAATCGAATCTCTAGTGCGCCATTAGAGAAAAGTAATTTACCAGATCAGACTTCAGCAAATCAATCACCCTCTGCTGTCAAATGTAAGG CAGGGATTGAAAAGATAGAAAAACAACATAACAATCAAGGTAACCAATCTTCTGTGAACAAGAGTCTTAAAGATGCAAATATAATGGGGCAGACCTATGAAAGTGGTTCTCCATCAGTAGAGAAGCAAGTCCATCTTTGTGGAGACAAAATTAAAGATACTATTGATACTGATGGAGTCAGCGTGGTGAATCCGTCAAAATTAGGCTCTTCAATTGTACAAGAAAGCTCAACGCGGAGTTCGGATGAAATTTCCCCAGAAGCAGCTGGTTTTTGCCAGCTTCAGCTCGTCATGGAATGG TTGGATTTCAGAACGAGGCTGAGCATAAGGGATGGTTTGTACCGTTTGGCTCAGGGTGCTGAACAGAGGCATGACCATGTAAATCTATGTTATAGTTCCGGTGTTGGAAAAACTTCCAGTGGATTACTCATCGATGAAGAAACAAATAA GTGTACCAGTTTCCCAAATATGGAAGCAGGTTCAAATCCTATTGATCGTTCAATAGCACACTTGTTGTTTCACCGTCCATCAGATTCGTGCGCAATACCTGCTCATGACTAG
- the LOC140814183 gene encoding uncharacterized protein isoform X2 gives MSGFGISEFEDSLWDEFFQFDQMVPNDGLECSNDHFPWHDNLRYTLCEVNCNSSHSENAHLGRKQGGCSSLHDKCSSMSDTDSWSCKRSAMFPFSSESDLMDESSSVAFDDTRSSCCAFKIDSADSQGGNFPENVTYLGDRRTPVDNQSETTHQESSFDSFENIDSADFFSGVCPDIQSFEDVEMLFRSPDSTFGVGVDEDELSWLSPDNDEGGFRFEFSCPKSSMDANMSVDRDSLKSYLAVDPVMSSAPIKFEDSSCTLGKSNSNIPFVIVPAMADSKDGFISRDERVGINDILRPSISTNSHSKTNSGGAIDEPKKHYKPLNQLKGIRKKHNSGKGGCRNPSNLPIKFIQVHSAVTSYEDPSAHLQPQQKQALGLLNRISSAPLEKSNLPDQTSANQSPSAVKCKGIEKIEKQHNNQGNQSSVNKSLKDANIMGQTYESGSPSVEKQVHLCGDKIKDTIDTDGVSVVNPSKLGSSIVQESSTRSSDEISPEAAGFCQLQLVMEWLDFRTRLSIRDGLYRLAQGAEQRHDHVNLCYSSGVGKTSSGLLIDEETNKCTSFPNMEAGSNPIDRSIAHLLFHRPSDSCAIPAHD, from the exons ATGTCAGGCTTTGGCATATCTGAG TTCGAAGACTCGCTTTGGGATGAATTTTTTCAGTTTGATCAAATGGTGCCCAATGACGGGTTGGAATGTTCCAATGATCATTTCCCATGGCATGACAACCTGAGATATACTCTGTGTGAGGTAAATTGTAATTCAAGTCATTCCGAGAATGCCCATCTGGGAAGAAAACAGGGTGGATGTTCAAGTCTGCATGATAAATGCAGTTCTATGTCAGACACAGATTCATGGTCCTGTAAACGAAGTGCCATGTTTCCTTTTTCATCTGAAAGTGACTTGATGGACGAATCATCAAGTGTAGCTTTTGATGATACCAGGTCATCATGCTGTGCTTTTAAAATCGATAGTGCAGATTCTCAGGGTGGCAACTTTCCTGAGAATGTGACCTATCTCGGTGACAGGAGAACCCCTGTGGATAACCAATCTGAAACAACTCACCAAGAAAGCAGTTTCGATTCCTTTGAGAACATAGATTCTGCTGATTTCTTCTCTGGTGTTTGTCCCGATATACAAAGCTTTGAAGATGTTGAGATGCTATTTAG AAGTCCCGATTCAACATTTGGTGTTGGCGTCGATGAAGATGAGTTGAGTTGGTTATCACCAGATAATGATGAAGGAGGATTTAGATTCGAGTTTTCATGTCCCAAGTCAAGTATGGATGCAAATATGTCAGTAGACAGAGACTCCTTGAAGAGCTATTTGGCCGTAGATCCTGTCATGTCAAGTGCACCCATTAAGTTCGAAGACAGTTCTTGTACCTTGGGAAAATCCAATTCCAATATTCCTTTTGTCATTGTACCTGCTATGGCTGATAGCAAGGATGGATTTATCTCTAGAGATGAG AGGGTAGGAATCAACGATATACTCCGTCCAAGTATTTCGACTAACAGTCATTCCAAAACCAACAGTGGTGGAGCG ATTGATGAACCTAAAAAGCATTACAAGCCACTGAACCAGCTGAAGGGCATTAGAAAAAAACATAATTCTGGTAAAGGTGGTTGCAGAAATCCGAGTAACCTTCCAATTAAATTCATTCAAGTCCATTCTGCGGTCACTTCTTATGAGGATCCATCCGCACACTTGCAACCGCAACAGAAGCAAGCTCTGGGTTTACTGAATCGAATCTCTAGTGCGCCATTAGAGAAAAGTAATTTACCAGATCAGACTTCAGCAAATCAATCACCCTCTGCTGTCAAATGTAAGG GGATTGAAAAGATAGAAAAACAACATAACAATCAAGGTAACCAATCTTCTGTGAACAAGAGTCTTAAAGATGCAAATATAATGGGGCAGACCTATGAAAGTGGTTCTCCATCAGTAGAGAAGCAAGTCCATCTTTGTGGAGACAAAATTAAAGATACTATTGATACTGATGGAGTCAGCGTGGTGAATCCGTCAAAATTAGGCTCTTCAATTGTACAAGAAAGCTCAACGCGGAGTTCGGATGAAATTTCCCCAGAAGCAGCTGGTTTTTGCCAGCTTCAGCTCGTCATGGAATGG TTGGATTTCAGAACGAGGCTGAGCATAAGGGATGGTTTGTACCGTTTGGCTCAGGGTGCTGAACAGAGGCATGACCATGTAAATCTATGTTATAGTTCCGGTGTTGGAAAAACTTCCAGTGGATTACTCATCGATGAAGAAACAAATAA GTGTACCAGTTTCCCAAATATGGAAGCAGGTTCAAATCCTATTGATCGTTCAATAGCACACTTGTTGTTTCACCGTCCATCAGATTCGTGCGCAATACCTGCTCATGACTAG
- the LOC140814183 gene encoding uncharacterized protein isoform X5, whose translation MSGFGISEFEDSLWDEFFQFDQMVPNDGLECSNDHFPWHDNLRYTLCEVNCNSSHSENAHLGRKQGGCSSLHDKCSSMSDTDSWSCKRSAMFPFSSESDLMDESSSVAFDDTRSSCCAFKIDSADSQGGNFPENVTYLGDRRTPVDNQSETTHQESSFDSFENIDSADFFSGVCPDIQSFEDVEMLFRSPDSTFGVGVDEDELSWLSPDNDEGGFRFEFSCPKSSMDANMSVDRDSLKSYLAVDPVMSSAPIKFEDSSCTLGKSNSNIPFVIVPAMADSKDGFISRDERVGINDILRPSISTNSHSKTNSGGAIDEPKKHYKPLNQLKGIRKKHNSGKGGCRNPSNLPIKFIQVHSAVTSYEDPSAHLQPQQKQALGLLNRISSAPLEKSNLPDQTSANQSPSAVKWIEKIEKQHNNQGNQSSVNKSLKDANIMGQTYESGSPSVEKQVHLCGDKIKDTIDTDGVSVVNPSKLGSSIVQESSTRSSDEISPEAAGFCQLQLVMEWLDFRTRLSIRDGLYRLAQGAEQRHDHVNLCYSSGVGKTSSGLLIDEETNKCTSFPNMEAGSNPIDRSIAHLLFHRPSDSCAIPAHD comes from the exons ATGTCAGGCTTTGGCATATCTGAG TTCGAAGACTCGCTTTGGGATGAATTTTTTCAGTTTGATCAAATGGTGCCCAATGACGGGTTGGAATGTTCCAATGATCATTTCCCATGGCATGACAACCTGAGATATACTCTGTGTGAGGTAAATTGTAATTCAAGTCATTCCGAGAATGCCCATCTGGGAAGAAAACAGGGTGGATGTTCAAGTCTGCATGATAAATGCAGTTCTATGTCAGACACAGATTCATGGTCCTGTAAACGAAGTGCCATGTTTCCTTTTTCATCTGAAAGTGACTTGATGGACGAATCATCAAGTGTAGCTTTTGATGATACCAGGTCATCATGCTGTGCTTTTAAAATCGATAGTGCAGATTCTCAGGGTGGCAACTTTCCTGAGAATGTGACCTATCTCGGTGACAGGAGAACCCCTGTGGATAACCAATCTGAAACAACTCACCAAGAAAGCAGTTTCGATTCCTTTGAGAACATAGATTCTGCTGATTTCTTCTCTGGTGTTTGTCCCGATATACAAAGCTTTGAAGATGTTGAGATGCTATTTAG AAGTCCCGATTCAACATTTGGTGTTGGCGTCGATGAAGATGAGTTGAGTTGGTTATCACCAGATAATGATGAAGGAGGATTTAGATTCGAGTTTTCATGTCCCAAGTCAAGTATGGATGCAAATATGTCAGTAGACAGAGACTCCTTGAAGAGCTATTTGGCCGTAGATCCTGTCATGTCAAGTGCACCCATTAAGTTCGAAGACAGTTCTTGTACCTTGGGAAAATCCAATTCCAATATTCCTTTTGTCATTGTACCTGCTATGGCTGATAGCAAGGATGGATTTATCTCTAGAGATGAG AGGGTAGGAATCAACGATATACTCCGTCCAAGTATTTCGACTAACAGTCATTCCAAAACCAACAGTGGTGGAGCG ATTGATGAACCTAAAAAGCATTACAAGCCACTGAACCAGCTGAAGGGCATTAGAAAAAAACATAATTCTGGTAAAGGTGGTTGCAGAAATCCGAGTAACCTTCCAATTAAATTCATTCAAGTCCATTCTGCGGTCACTTCTTATGAGGATCCATCCGCACACTTGCAACCGCAACAGAAGCAAGCTCTGGGTTTACTGAATCGAATCTCTAGTGCGCCATTAGAGAAAAGTAATTTACCAGATCAGACTTCAGCAAATCAATCACCCTCTGCTGTCAAAT GGATTGAAAAGATAGAAAAACAACATAACAATCAAGGTAACCAATCTTCTGTGAACAAGAGTCTTAAAGATGCAAATATAATGGGGCAGACCTATGAAAGTGGTTCTCCATCAGTAGAGAAGCAAGTCCATCTTTGTGGAGACAAAATTAAAGATACTATTGATACTGATGGAGTCAGCGTGGTGAATCCGTCAAAATTAGGCTCTTCAATTGTACAAGAAAGCTCAACGCGGAGTTCGGATGAAATTTCCCCAGAAGCAGCTGGTTTTTGCCAGCTTCAGCTCGTCATGGAATGG TTGGATTTCAGAACGAGGCTGAGCATAAGGGATGGTTTGTACCGTTTGGCTCAGGGTGCTGAACAGAGGCATGACCATGTAAATCTATGTTATAGTTCCGGTGTTGGAAAAACTTCCAGTGGATTACTCATCGATGAAGAAACAAATAA GTGTACCAGTTTCCCAAATATGGAAGCAGGTTCAAATCCTATTGATCGTTCAATAGCACACTTGTTGTTTCACCGTCCATCAGATTCGTGCGCAATACCTGCTCATGACTAG
- the LOC140814183 gene encoding uncharacterized protein isoform X3: MSGFGISEFEDSLWDEFFQFDQMVPNDGLECSNDHFPWHDNLRYTLCEVNCNSSHSENAHLGRKQGGCSSLHDKCSSMSDTDSWSCKRSAMFPFSSESDLMDESSSVAFDDTRSSCCAFKIDSADSQGGNFPENVTYLGDRRTPVDNQSETTHQESSFDSFENIDSADFFSGVCPDIQSFEDVEMLFSPDSTFGVGVDEDELSWLSPDNDEGGFRFEFSCPKSSMDANMSVDRDSLKSYLAVDPVMSSAPIKFEDSSCTLGKSNSNIPFVIVPAMADSKDGFISRDERVGINDILRPSISTNSHSKTNSGGAIDEPKKHYKPLNQLKGIRKKHNSGKGGCRNPSNLPIKFIQVHSAVTSYEDPSAHLQPQQKQALGLLNRISSAPLEKSNLPDQTSANQSPSAVKCKAGIEKIEKQHNNQGNQSSVNKSLKDANIMGQTYESGSPSVEKQVHLCGDKIKDTIDTDGVSVVNPSKLGSSIVQESSTRSSDEISPEAAGFCQLQLVMEWLDFRTRLSIRDGLYRLAQGAEQRHDHVNLCYSSGVGKTSSGLLIDEETNKCTSFPNMEAGSNPIDRSIAHLLFHRPSDSCAIPAHD, translated from the exons ATGTCAGGCTTTGGCATATCTGAG TTCGAAGACTCGCTTTGGGATGAATTTTTTCAGTTTGATCAAATGGTGCCCAATGACGGGTTGGAATGTTCCAATGATCATTTCCCATGGCATGACAACCTGAGATATACTCTGTGTGAGGTAAATTGTAATTCAAGTCATTCCGAGAATGCCCATCTGGGAAGAAAACAGGGTGGATGTTCAAGTCTGCATGATAAATGCAGTTCTATGTCAGACACAGATTCATGGTCCTGTAAACGAAGTGCCATGTTTCCTTTTTCATCTGAAAGTGACTTGATGGACGAATCATCAAGTGTAGCTTTTGATGATACCAGGTCATCATGCTGTGCTTTTAAAATCGATAGTGCAGATTCTCAGGGTGGCAACTTTCCTGAGAATGTGACCTATCTCGGTGACAGGAGAACCCCTGTGGATAACCAATCTGAAACAACTCACCAAGAAAGCAGTTTCGATTCCTTTGAGAACATAGATTCTGCTGATTTCTTCTCTGGTGTTTGTCCCGATATACAAAGCTTTGAAGATGTTGAGATGCTATTTAG TCCCGATTCAACATTTGGTGTTGGCGTCGATGAAGATGAGTTGAGTTGGTTATCACCAGATAATGATGAAGGAGGATTTAGATTCGAGTTTTCATGTCCCAAGTCAAGTATGGATGCAAATATGTCAGTAGACAGAGACTCCTTGAAGAGCTATTTGGCCGTAGATCCTGTCATGTCAAGTGCACCCATTAAGTTCGAAGACAGTTCTTGTACCTTGGGAAAATCCAATTCCAATATTCCTTTTGTCATTGTACCTGCTATGGCTGATAGCAAGGATGGATTTATCTCTAGAGATGAG AGGGTAGGAATCAACGATATACTCCGTCCAAGTATTTCGACTAACAGTCATTCCAAAACCAACAGTGGTGGAGCG ATTGATGAACCTAAAAAGCATTACAAGCCACTGAACCAGCTGAAGGGCATTAGAAAAAAACATAATTCTGGTAAAGGTGGTTGCAGAAATCCGAGTAACCTTCCAATTAAATTCATTCAAGTCCATTCTGCGGTCACTTCTTATGAGGATCCATCCGCACACTTGCAACCGCAACAGAAGCAAGCTCTGGGTTTACTGAATCGAATCTCTAGTGCGCCATTAGAGAAAAGTAATTTACCAGATCAGACTTCAGCAAATCAATCACCCTCTGCTGTCAAATGTAAGG CAGGGATTGAAAAGATAGAAAAACAACATAACAATCAAGGTAACCAATCTTCTGTGAACAAGAGTCTTAAAGATGCAAATATAATGGGGCAGACCTATGAAAGTGGTTCTCCATCAGTAGAGAAGCAAGTCCATCTTTGTGGAGACAAAATTAAAGATACTATTGATACTGATGGAGTCAGCGTGGTGAATCCGTCAAAATTAGGCTCTTCAATTGTACAAGAAAGCTCAACGCGGAGTTCGGATGAAATTTCCCCAGAAGCAGCTGGTTTTTGCCAGCTTCAGCTCGTCATGGAATGG TTGGATTTCAGAACGAGGCTGAGCATAAGGGATGGTTTGTACCGTTTGGCTCAGGGTGCTGAACAGAGGCATGACCATGTAAATCTATGTTATAGTTCCGGTGTTGGAAAAACTTCCAGTGGATTACTCATCGATGAAGAAACAAATAA GTGTACCAGTTTCCCAAATATGGAAGCAGGTTCAAATCCTATTGATCGTTCAATAGCACACTTGTTGTTTCACCGTCCATCAGATTCGTGCGCAATACCTGCTCATGACTAG
- the LOC140814183 gene encoding uncharacterized protein isoform X6, giving the protein MKFEDSLWDEFFQFDQMVPNDGLECSNDHFPWHDNLRYTLCEVNCNSSHSENAHLGRKQGGCSSLHDKCSSMSDTDSWSCKRSAMFPFSSESDLMDESSSVAFDDTRSSCCAFKIDSADSQGGNFPENVTYLGDRRTPVDNQSETTHQESSFDSFENIDSADFFSGVCPDIQSFEDVEMLFRSPDSTFGVGVDEDELSWLSPDNDEGGFRFEFSCPKSSMDANMSVDRDSLKSYLAVDPVMSSAPIKFEDSSCTLGKSNSNIPFVIVPAMADSKDGFISRDERVGINDILRPSISTNSHSKTNSGGAIDEPKKHYKPLNQLKGIRKKHNSGKGGCRNPSNLPIKFIQVHSAVTSYEDPSAHLQPQQKQALGLLNRISSAPLEKSNLPDQTSANQSPSAVKCKAGIEKIEKQHNNQGNQSSVNKSLKDANIMGQTYESGSPSVEKQVHLCGDKIKDTIDTDGVSVVNPSKLGSSIVQESSTRSSDEISPEAAGFCQLQLVMEWLDFRTRLSIRDGLYRLAQGAEQRHDHVNLCYSSGVGKTSSGLLIDEETNKCTSFPNMEAGSNPIDRSIAHLLFHRPSDSCAIPAHD; this is encoded by the exons ATGAAG TTCGAAGACTCGCTTTGGGATGAATTTTTTCAGTTTGATCAAATGGTGCCCAATGACGGGTTGGAATGTTCCAATGATCATTTCCCATGGCATGACAACCTGAGATATACTCTGTGTGAGGTAAATTGTAATTCAAGTCATTCCGAGAATGCCCATCTGGGAAGAAAACAGGGTGGATGTTCAAGTCTGCATGATAAATGCAGTTCTATGTCAGACACAGATTCATGGTCCTGTAAACGAAGTGCCATGTTTCCTTTTTCATCTGAAAGTGACTTGATGGACGAATCATCAAGTGTAGCTTTTGATGATACCAGGTCATCATGCTGTGCTTTTAAAATCGATAGTGCAGATTCTCAGGGTGGCAACTTTCCTGAGAATGTGACCTATCTCGGTGACAGGAGAACCCCTGTGGATAACCAATCTGAAACAACTCACCAAGAAAGCAGTTTCGATTCCTTTGAGAACATAGATTCTGCTGATTTCTTCTCTGGTGTTTGTCCCGATATACAAAGCTTTGAAGATGTTGAGATGCTATTTAG AAGTCCCGATTCAACATTTGGTGTTGGCGTCGATGAAGATGAGTTGAGTTGGTTATCACCAGATAATGATGAAGGAGGATTTAGATTCGAGTTTTCATGTCCCAAGTCAAGTATGGATGCAAATATGTCAGTAGACAGAGACTCCTTGAAGAGCTATTTGGCCGTAGATCCTGTCATGTCAAGTGCACCCATTAAGTTCGAAGACAGTTCTTGTACCTTGGGAAAATCCAATTCCAATATTCCTTTTGTCATTGTACCTGCTATGGCTGATAGCAAGGATGGATTTATCTCTAGAGATGAG AGGGTAGGAATCAACGATATACTCCGTCCAAGTATTTCGACTAACAGTCATTCCAAAACCAACAGTGGTGGAGCG ATTGATGAACCTAAAAAGCATTACAAGCCACTGAACCAGCTGAAGGGCATTAGAAAAAAACATAATTCTGGTAAAGGTGGTTGCAGAAATCCGAGTAACCTTCCAATTAAATTCATTCAAGTCCATTCTGCGGTCACTTCTTATGAGGATCCATCCGCACACTTGCAACCGCAACAGAAGCAAGCTCTGGGTTTACTGAATCGAATCTCTAGTGCGCCATTAGAGAAAAGTAATTTACCAGATCAGACTTCAGCAAATCAATCACCCTCTGCTGTCAAATGTAAGG CAGGGATTGAAAAGATAGAAAAACAACATAACAATCAAGGTAACCAATCTTCTGTGAACAAGAGTCTTAAAGATGCAAATATAATGGGGCAGACCTATGAAAGTGGTTCTCCATCAGTAGAGAAGCAAGTCCATCTTTGTGGAGACAAAATTAAAGATACTATTGATACTGATGGAGTCAGCGTGGTGAATCCGTCAAAATTAGGCTCTTCAATTGTACAAGAAAGCTCAACGCGGAGTTCGGATGAAATTTCCCCAGAAGCAGCTGGTTTTTGCCAGCTTCAGCTCGTCATGGAATGG TTGGATTTCAGAACGAGGCTGAGCATAAGGGATGGTTTGTACCGTTTGGCTCAGGGTGCTGAACAGAGGCATGACCATGTAAATCTATGTTATAGTTCCGGTGTTGGAAAAACTTCCAGTGGATTACTCATCGATGAAGAAACAAATAA GTGTACCAGTTTCCCAAATATGGAAGCAGGTTCAAATCCTATTGATCGTTCAATAGCACACTTGTTGTTTCACCGTCCATCAGATTCGTGCGCAATACCTGCTCATGACTAG